The following nucleotide sequence is from Azoarcus sp. CIB.
AAACAAGGTGGTCAGGTATACGACGTCCGGCTCGAGACTTGCCAAGAACGCCTCCCTGATCAGTTCGCCTCGCAGGATGCGCAGGCCGTTTGCCGAATTGTTCTCACTAAGTGGTCCCGGCGCATTCCAAACCCTGATCTTGTCTTGCGGCAACAGTCCCCGAAACGCGTCACGGATATAGCCAATCGAATCGGGAAAGGAAGCGCTGAGCGCCAAGACGATGTCGTGCTTCCCGCAATTGCGGACGACCGCTTGAACGAAGGACACGGCGAATCGTCCGACGCCGTTCTGCCGGCGCTCCGTTTGCGCCCCCTGCATGTCGATGACAATACGCATCAGCTGGTCCTATTGCTCCGTTGTATCGCTACCTGCAGCTCGGAATAAATCTGCCGCCCAGTGGCGGAAAGATTCGACAACTGCGGCTCCCTCTCGAAGGTGGAGTGAATTGATCCGTCGGCCGCAGCGGAAAAATCACATGGCTGTAGCGAATTCGGTAGCCGGGGACCCGCTTGCGGGAGAAGCCCCGCGTTGCGGGCGAACAGCACGACGTGATTGCGCAGGACCGGGTACCTGTCGAGTGATTTGTTGACCCTGTAACGCAGCCCCGGCCGCTTAAGGGTGGCACGAACCACCAGAACGGCAGGCGCACGAAGCACTCGGCGTACAGGCTGAGAGATCAGACTAGCCGCCCGGCGCAGTGGCGAAAAATCGCCCGAGATCACGCGTTTAGCAGCCCGCACTGGCGCAGTCATTCGCCACGAATTGCTGCCATGGATAGCCAACAAGCGCTCGTGCCACTGTTGCGACTCCACGTACCAGTAATGGGCGCTTCCTTGCGTCGCGACCAATGTTCCATGCAATTCGTTTCGCTCCGCCAGCCAGGCTCCCACCAGTGCGCTTCCTTCAGCCCCCTGCGCTTCGAGCCGCGCTATGAGGTCTTGCTGCTCCTTCAGCGCTATATCCGCGGCAGCGTACGTACGTTCAAGCTCGTCCGCCCGTAACTCGGCATGGCGGGCCCGCTGTTCCAACGCGTCCGCACGCTCCACGGCGAGGACCATCCGACGCTCCAGCCCGACGGCACCGGTTTCGGCCGTGACTGCGCGGACTTCCAGCTCAGCAGCGCGAGCTTCAGCAGCGGCTGCACGACTCTCCATTCCGTCGGCTCGGATTTCGGCCTCGAACACTTGGTACTCGAGCTCACCGACGCGGCTCTCGGCGCCAATAGCGCGCTGTTCGAGCTCATGCACCTGCATCAAAGCTGCCACGACCCTCCGCTTCAGCTCTTCGAGCTGAGCTTCACTCACAGGCTCCCGCAGGGAGTTGTCGGCCTCATCAGTCCCGTCGGATTCACGGACCTCGAGCCCGGCGGCGCGCAATTCGGCCTCGACAACACGAAGTTCCAGATCTTCGATGAACGTCTGGGCAAGTCCCACGCGGTACTCCAACGCGGCTGCCTCAGCCTCGGCTGCCTCGGCCCGGCGCAGGTTCTCGTCCGCCTGCAGTTCGACTGCTCCAGCCTTGACCTCCGCCGCGAGCACCTGTCCTTCGAGGTTCGCTATCTGTTGCGCATACGCCGCGCGCAATTCAACCTCCCTGCGCCCCGATTGCAGGACGAGAGACCGTGCGCGCTCTGCGTCTCGGAGCAGCCCCGACGCCGAGGGACCGGCGTCACCATCGGCCCAGATTCGCGGCTCATTTTCGCGCCTGAGGCAAAGCAAGTCGTTCAATTCGCGCTGCGTCATGCCCGACAAGAGCAACAATCCATGCGCCTTGTCTTCGACACGTTCAAAGAAGTCGCGATCATCCACCCCATACACGGTCTGCGGACTCACACAGTCAGAAAAATCGACTCCGCAGATGCCGTGCCCAGCCATCTTCCCGATCGTCACCTCGCGATACTCCATATCGTCGCTCAAACGATCGATATTCAATAGCAGATCGGCGTGCGCAACGCCTTCCTTGAGGGCGAGCAGCCAAAGCACATAAAAGACGAGGTAGGAATGCTCCGGCGGAAGCGGGGTCTTCAGAAATCTGTCCATCTGTGCAGGCAGATCCTCGCTTTCGAAGCTGCAGAAACCGATTTCCTGACGTAAGCGTGCAATGACCTCCGGATGGCGCGGGGCATTCAGGAACAACTGGCTCGTGGCGTCAAAATAATCCGCGACCTTGTATGACCACCATTGGTCCCACGGGTTACGCCACAAATAGACGTGAAGTCCGCCGAGTTCTTCCTTGATCGCGCCGATTCTGCAGGATGTTCGGCACTCCTGTATGACCGGCTGCCCACGCGATTCCGATATTAAGCTCTTCCAGAACTCGAGACCGAACTGCTCTCCTCCCTGCGCGAAATATGCGTCGTAGACATCCGACTTCTTGAGCGCTCCCAGGCAGCGCTCTGCAACCTCGTAGAGTTCCAGAAAATACGGGTCCGCCAATCTCGGATGGCGCAACATCGCCATCTTGCCGGCATCCTCTCTCAGGAGCATCTCTCTGTTTTCGCGGGCATACAACGAAATCTCGTGCAGAGGCTCCTGGTAACACCAATAGCCAGCGGCCGAACGACGAAAGGCATTGAAGACGTACGTGCTTCCGGCCCGAAACAGAGAATGAATGAAGACGGGGACGCCCGCCGCCAAACGAACCGTGTCTTTTGTCATGCGAGAGCCAATTCAAAGACTGCGGCCGTATTGATCAGGCCGGACTTCACGAAGGTCTGGTCGTCTGACCGGATGCGGAAGATTACCGCATCGACCCGCCGATGCAGGAATACGGGAACATCCGAACTGTCATCCCGAACGCCACAATTGATGTAGAAGACGCCCGGAGCAAATGCGTTTTCGAGCTTGAAACTCGCGATCATCGTATCTCCCGGAGCAAATGAGCGGGCGCTAATGTCGGGCATATGGGACGTATCCATTCCGAACAACGCGACCCCATCGCGAGTCTTCGCCATGAACGCGAACGCGACCCTGGAAGCCATCTGGGCAAAGCGAACCCGGTACTTCAGTACGATCGGTTCGCGACTACCGAACACGTTCGCGCGCTCGCCACTGGCGTTCTCGAGCCAGATCGCTTCGATCAGCGCGCGACCGTCGCCGTACGCAACCTCGCAGTCGCTCGCCAAGCTTTCATCGACCAATGACTCGGGCGCAATTGGGAACCCTTCGCTGACCTTCGCCGTTTCGCGTCCGCCGAAAAGTGCCTTCTCGTACAAGTCGCATACGTTCTTTGCTGACCCGAAGGCGAAAACCTCTCCGTTATTCAGGAACAAAGCTTTTCCGCAAATCCTCTTCACGCTGTCTACGTCGTGACTGACATAGAGCAAACTTGTCCCCTGTTCGCGAAAGTCCTCGATTCGCCGAAAGCATTTCCGCTGGAATGCGGCGTCGCCGACGGCGAGTGCTTCATCGACGATCAGAATCGCCGGCCGGAGCACAGTCGCAACGGCAAAGGCAAGACGCACTTGCATGCCACTCGAGTAGATCCGGACAGGCTGATCCACATAATCGCCGATGTCGGCGAACTGCTCGATTTCGGGCATCAATGTGGTGATCTGCTCAACCGTGAGTCCCTGCAACTGCCCTGCCATGAACGCGTTCTGGCGTCCCGTGAAGTCGGGATGGAACCCCATACCAAGTTCCAGCAGGGCTGCGACACGTCCAGGGCCCACGCGGACGCTCCCGGCAGTCGGTTGCGTAGTACCGGTAATAATCTTCAGGAGAGTGCTCTTCCCCGCGCCGTTGACGCCAAGGATGCCCATGCTTTCGCCTGCGTCAAGATCGAAGGAAACATCCTTTAACACCCATTTAAGGGTGTGGTGAGGTCGATGCCCCGGCGTTACCCATTCCAACAGGCGGGACCATCTGGTCGGGTACTGTTTGAAGGCTTTACCGAGATTGCTGACTTCGATCCTACCCATCACAACTCGTCCACCAATTCACCGGCGTGCCGACGGAAGAGCCCCAGTCCGACGGCGCAGAAAAACAACGCAAGCAAGCACACTGCCCACAGGTTTTCCCATTGTGGCCAACGGTTAGCTATGAATATCTGCTGAAAGCTGTCCATTAGAGCTGCCATCGGGTTCCAGATCATCGCCGCACGCATCTCGTCCGACAAGGCCGCTGTCGGGTAAACAATTGGCGTAAGCCAAAACCAAAAGGTGATGAAAATGCCGAAAAACTGACCAATGTCGCGAAAGAAGACGTTGAGCACCCCAAGCGTGACACCCAATCCGATCGAAAATAGAACGAGTATGACGAGAAGAGGGACGAGAGCAAGGATCGCATTACCGGGGAAATTGCCAGAGAGCAGCAGGAAGGCCGTAAACAGCCCGAAGACGATGCAAAAATTCAGCAACGCGCTCAGGATGATGACCAGCGGCAGGCACATCCGCGGAAAGCAAAGCTTCTTCAGAAGATTTGCATTGTCGATGAAAACGTTCTGGGCGCGACCGACGATCTCGGCGAAAAGCCCCCAGGTCAGGAGTCCTGCGCACAGATAGATACTGTACCCGAACCCGCTATCGACGCCGGGAAGCTTGGCCCGCATGACTTCGGCAAAGATCACCGTATAAACGACAATCATTGCCAAAGGATTTAGAACGGTCCAGAAAGCTCCCAACAGCGAATTGCGGTACTTGGACTGAAACTCGCGTTTGACACTGCCGATGATAAAACCGCGGTAGTTCCAAAGCGCAGCAAACATTGCGCTCATCAAAGCACCCTCGACACACGGAAAACCGGCCCCGCGCGCCGCGCTGAATCCGACATGAAGACCATTTCAGTGTTCTCAGTGGCGCGGCGGGATTCCCCGCGCCCACCACAACAAGCTTTCAAACCGCCACCCGTCCATAAGTATCTTCGAAGCGCACGATGTCGTCCTCGTCGAGGTAGCTACCGGATTGGACTTCAATGATTTCAAGCGGAACCTTGCCGGGATTGGCGAGCCGATGAATATGCCCTAAGGGAATGTAGGTCGACTCGTTTTCCGACAAGAAAAAAACCTTCTCGCCGTTAGTTACCTCAGCTGTACCCTTGACGACAATCCAGTGCTCGGCGCGGTGGTGGTGCATCTGCAGGCTCAGCTTGGCGCCGGGTTTGACGACGATGCGCTTGACCTGAAAACGGTCCCCGAAGTCGATCGAGTCATACCAACCCCAGGGGCGGTAGATCTTGCGATGCGCATCGGCGAGCGTGCGGCCTTCGGCCTTGAGGCGGGTGACGATCTTCTTGACGTCCTGCGTACGAGACTTGTCAACAACCAGGACCGCATCGGGCGTTTCCACGACGATGACGTCTTTAAGGCCAACCCCGGCAACGAGGCGGCCGCCGCCGTACAGCAGACTGCCCTCGCAGCCTTCAACGATGGTTTCGCCGAAGTGCGCATTTCCACTTGCGTCCTTCTCCATGACATCCCAGAGGGCGTCCCACGCCCCTACGTCGGACCAGCCTGCGGACATCGGGATCACTACTCCTTCGATGCCGAGGCCGTTCTGGTTCGCGAGCTTTTCCATCACTGCGTAGTCGATGGAGTCTGACGGACAGGCCGCAAAGGATTGCGGATCGATGCGTAGGAAATCGGCGTCCTGGGCTGCGGCATCGAAGGCCTGCGTGCAGGCGGTGGACATCGACGGATTCAGCTCCTCCAGTGCTTTCAGCCAGACACTGGCGCGCATCATGAAGAGGCCGCTATTCCACAGATACTCACCCGATGCGACGTACTCGGTCGCACGATTCACGTTCGGCTTCTCGACGAAGGCGACGAGTTTGAGTGCGCCATCGTCACGGCGAACGCCGGTGCGGATATAGCCATACCCGGTCTCGGGGCG
It contains:
- a CDS encoding ABC transporter permease, translating into MSAMFAALWNYRGFIIGSVKREFQSKYRNSLLGAFWTVLNPLAMIVVYTVIFAEVMRAKLPGVDSGFGYSIYLCAGLLTWGLFAEIVGRAQNVFIDNANLLKKLCFPRMCLPLVIILSALLNFCIVFGLFTAFLLLSGNFPGNAILALVPLLVILVLFSIGLGVTLGVLNVFFRDIGQFFGIFITFWFWLTPIVYPTAALSDEMRAAMIWNPMAALMDSFQQIFIANRWPQWENLWAVCLLALFFCAVGLGLFRRHAGELVDEL
- a CDS encoding mannose-1-phosphate guanylyltransferase/mannose-6-phosphate isomerase, with the translated sequence MITPVILSGGSGTRLWPLSREMQPKQLLALTGDRTMLQETALRLEGFMQGQGTGTTIVVCNNEHRFMAAEQLRSVGIDDPHIVLEPVGRNTAPALTLAALAAARLNGDDPILLVMPADHVVTDRTAFQSAVANGLPAAANGAIVTFGIVPVRPETGYGYIRTGVRRDDGALKLVAFVEKPNVNRATEYVASGEYLWNSGLFMMRASVWLKALEELNPSMSTACTQAFDAAAQDADFLRIDPQSFAACPSDSIDYAVMEKLANQNGLGIEGVVIPMSAGWSDVGAWDALWDVMEKDASGNAHFGETIVEGCEGSLLYGGGRLVAGVGLKDVIVVETPDAVLVVDKSRTQDVKKIVTRLKAEGRTLADAHRKIYRPWGWYDSIDFGDRFQVKRIVVKPGAKLSLQMHHHRAEHWIVVKGTAEVTNGEKVFFLSENESTYIPLGHIHRLANPGKVPLEIIEVQSGSYLDEDDIVRFEDTYGRVAV
- a CDS encoding ABC transporter ATP-binding protein; the encoded protein is MGRIEVSNLGKAFKQYPTRWSRLLEWVTPGHRPHHTLKWVLKDVSFDLDAGESMGILGVNGAGKSTLLKIITGTTQPTAGSVRVGPGRVAALLELGMGFHPDFTGRQNAFMAGQLQGLTVEQITTLMPEIEQFADIGDYVDQPVRIYSSGMQVRLAFAVATVLRPAILIVDEALAVGDAAFQRKCFRRIEDFREQGTSLLYVSHDVDSVKRICGKALFLNNGEVFAFGSAKNVCDLYEKALFGGRETAKVSEGFPIAPESLVDESLASDCEVAYGDGRALIEAIWLENASGERANVFGSREPIVLKYRVRFAQMASRVAFAFMAKTRDGVALFGMDTSHMPDISARSFAPGDTMIASFKLENAFAPGVFYINCGVRDDSSDVPVFLHRRVDAVIFRIRSDDQTFVKSGLINTAAVFELALA